The genomic window CTAGACACGGAGAAAAATTACTCagatataatagaaaaaattaaagaggAACATATAGAAGTTTGTAAGTTAACAATCCCactaataaaatacaatgaactatacatatacatatatatatatatatatatatattcatatttataatttatttgaaattatataatttttacaggCAACAACTTGAAATATAGGGAAGTTCAAAATTGGAAAGATTATTCAAATTAccaaaaagaagaaaaagatgattccattttaaaatatatgaagaaatGATATTGTACTTTTAATGCATtgcctatatatatacataacgCACTGAATCTGAATGGTTAAGGTACCAATGTATGTCTTGccgtattatatatatatatatatatgcgtgcCCGTctacattttcatttatttgcatttataagaatttttcatttaaatgaTAAGAAACAACTCTTTTAAGTTCTGTAATTGTTGAAATGTTTTAATTGCACATTGCTTGTggaatgttttttttttctacacaaaaaatattaaaccAATGtaggaggaaaaaaaaaaaaaacaataaaaaaatttcaaaaatgcATATcttataatacatacaaatatgtaagacatatattttttgtagaaAACAATTAACATGATTCAAATacgtaaattataatatattgaaaaaaaaaaaaaaaaaaagtattttattattattttttctttttctttttctttcctttttacatattaagaggtgttactttttaatttattatgcttgtttatatatatttgagcTTTCTCTTACTCTTTTCACGCTTTTTCAATTCTTTCAACTGCCCTTAAACCCATTATTTCAAACATTTCaacacaattttttttttctttttaatacaCATACGAAAAATGCTCAATCTGTGCTCTCActaaatcattttttaacaGCTGACCCACCACCGGATGTGCCTAATCCCATAGTAGCCTTAAAAGTATCATAGATCCACCATTGTAAACCTGTTAATGTTCCTATCATTAAAACTCTTGTACATATTCcttttgtaaataaattaaacacTCCCATTTCCTTGACAATACATGATACACCTTTACCCTTATTTTCTACTTTTCCTAATTGAGATATCATATTGTCTGCAGGATGTGAAACAAGTGCACATATAATTCCTGATAAATATCCTGAAGCAAATGTTATACCTAATTGAGTTGTATCAGAATAAGTATTCTTAGGCTTTGTAAATACTTTATCATACATTAATTGaactattttttcaaaaaaataaaatttagccATAGTATATGGAATCTGACGACACCATAAAGGTGTGACACTACCAAATGGAAACTTCGTTTCGCTTTTGTTTGCTAACATATAAGTAGTAGAcgcaaataatttattaggAAATGTATTTACTTTACTCGTTTGCATTTTAACTTTTATCATTTCAAATggacataaaaatatatccgCTACAAATTCAGCTGAAGCTGATGCAAGTAGCCATGTTActcctttatatttatatgaatattgtTCTCCTAAATAATTCGAATATACAtccttaaatatttcataaaaaccAAATTTAAACAATCCCTGCAGCGAGTAACCTACAAGAGTTGGAGACCATCCTAATGACAAACTTCTAaacttttcttcttttattattttctttatactttgaaataaatttttatatattaatgggTAACTCTGAATCCTACATTTCGTTACATCTAATGGCGTAATAACTGTATGCGTTAATCCACAAGACAACACACCACCGAACATACACTTAGCATAGTAAGATAAATTATGTTCATGCGCATGTTTTATTCTAGTTATAGGACTACATATTCTTGAATCCCATCCATTATTTTCCatcattttcataaatatcaaaagaaatttatataaatgtctgaaaaaatataaatatgtgcaGAATTaaacacataaaaaaagtaagaaaTTATACCAATTCTTTTgactttatataattctcaCTAGTGTTATTCCTAAtatgcttttaaaaaaaaaaaaaaaaaaaaaaaaaaaaaaaacagacaaataaataaatacataaatctCTTTGTATGACCttataaaatgataataacaaaaatgtcAATGAACCTTACGagtaaaaaaattgtcaaagtgtaaattatttcaatTGTATAAATTGTACAAATTGAgagtataatatttaatgaatattattacctatgaatttaaaatatcTCAATACTCaattgcatatatgtatatttattttttaaaagctaAGCTTGTTGTTTTATTCcgttattaatattattttttcattttttttttttttttttttttacctttatataaattataacaaaaaaaaaaaaaaaaaatacaatttttattttttatattagctGAGAGGTTCAAAAAATTCTTGTACTAaggtattttatttatttttttttaaatatgtatttctCATACAATTACTCAAATTtcaagtttatttttttcattttgttccaAGTGTCCCAACGTCATTTcttgtttattttactatatattaaaatttttttatatttttacctttttcatgtatgtactttttttttttttttttatcgaaGTACGCTAAAGTTTCTGTTGCAATATTACTATACATCTGCGTACACATAgaatacatacgtacatatgtatataatggGTACTTTTAACTTTGCAAATAAGTCTAAATAAGTGTTTGCGcatatcatattttaacTTCAAGTATGGAGTTTAAACGAATCTTTCAATTTCGcataactttttaaaatttattgctaccttttaaaaatttaatttttgtttattattattccatTCAAAAAGTCTTGTTTGTATTTCGTCTTGtcattttctcctttttataagtgcttctttttttacctcatactacatttttgttttttgttttttttaacgtaatgcctcttttttttgctttttttttcctttctctTTTTCACTTTCTAACCATTGCAATATCTTAACCAGCTGTTCTCCGTTTACAATTCCTGTAAATACTTCGTAGTTCACTTTTACTAATTAACAGCTATCTTTCCTGTTAATGCTACAGGTTTTCCGTACTTTTACCATTTACCTCTTTGAATACTCgcacattttatatatgtttgaaGGTTCAAGTATCTTACTCATATTCGTACATGCTTTATCTTCTTAATTGTTTGCTTTTTTGGCCTTTCAGTGAATCCCATTTTTCAtacatatttcattttttttcttctagcTATTCcacatttttgtttaaattccctttttaattttaattcttattatttgGTGTATAATCTCATTCCAGTCTTAAAtgattcataatatttttattgcttttttattttttattttaataattcattcattttgtaCACAAATaacacttttttattatacgcTCATTATTAAactttaaaatgtttatgtTAAGACTAGAAA from Plasmodium malariae genome assembly, chromosome: 13 includes these protein-coding regions:
- the MPC gene encoding mitochondrial phosphate carrier protein, putative — protein: MMENNGWDSRICSPITRIKHAHEHNLSYYAKCMFGGVLSCGLTHTVITPLDVTKCRIQSYPLIYKNLFQSIKKIIKEEKFRSLSLGWSPTLVGYSLQGLFKFGFYEIFKDVYSNYLGEQYSYKYKGVTWLLASASAEFVADIFLCPFEMIKVKMQTSKVNTFPNKLFASTTYMLANKSETKFPFGSVTPLWCRQIPYTMAKFYFFEKIVQLMYDKVFTKPKNTYSDTTQLGITFASGYLSGIICALVSHPADNMISQLGKVENKGKGVSCIVKEMGVFNLFTKGICTRVLMIGTLTGLQWWIYDTFKATMGLGTSGGGSAVKK